From one Streptomyces sp. NBC_01478 genomic stretch:
- a CDS encoding nuclear transport factor 2 family protein has protein sequence MEIQQLLARYAVCITRGDLDGVLGVFTPDGTYSAFGDSYGLDEFPALVAAAPKGLFLTGTPAVDLSGDTATGTQPLCFVDHATHDLRIGYYNDTYVRTDGGWRLRTRAMTFIRRSGAHDSGRPHAYQRPGT, from the coding sequence ATGGAGATCCAGCAGCTCCTCGCCCGCTACGCGGTGTGCATCACGCGCGGTGACCTGGACGGGGTGCTGGGGGTCTTCACGCCCGACGGCACGTACAGCGCCTTCGGGGACTCCTACGGCCTCGACGAGTTCCCGGCGCTCGTGGCCGCCGCCCCCAAGGGGCTGTTCCTCACGGGCACGCCGGCGGTCGACCTGTCCGGCGACACGGCGACCGGCACCCAGCCGCTCTGCTTCGTCGACCACGCCACGCACGACCTGCGGATCGGCTACTACAACGACACCTATGTCCGCACGGACGGGGGTTGGCGGCTGCGCACCCGCGCGATGACGTTCATCCGCCGCAGCGGAGCGCACGACTCGGGCCGCCCGCACGCCTATCAGCGCCCGGGAACATGA
- a CDS encoding acyl-CoA dehydrogenase family protein, which produces MNATSAPGYLNVTDFRSDLRAWLDEHDLSPGPDHSLDAQVAQLARVRRALYDANWMRYGWPAEVRGLGGPAVLRAVLGEEVATRELAEPGIYSMIEVLAPTMISYAPPALAAEMVPRLLSGREQWCQGFSEPGSGSDLASLTTRAVPRGDHWEISGQKVWTSLAQFAARCVLLTRTAPGHDGITAFFVDMDTPGITVRPLRTMHGVDEFAEVFFDDVIVPADRMLGRPGDGWRLAMDLLPHERSTCFWHRIAHLYKRLDHLLAETSIPDDAELGAAYLALHTVRCRSHATQRRLAAGERLGAETSVDKVLLATAEQQLLETVRDLLPGVLELTDSLWRSEYLYAKAATIYGGTAEIQRNIIARRLLDLGRE; this is translated from the coding sequence ATGAACGCCACCTCCGCGCCCGGGTACTTGAACGTCACCGACTTCCGCTCGGACCTGCGCGCCTGGCTGGACGAGCACGACCTGTCCCCCGGCCCCGACCACTCCCTGGACGCCCAGGTCGCCCAACTGGCCCGGGTCCGCCGGGCCTTGTACGACGCGAACTGGATGCGGTACGGCTGGCCCGCCGAGGTGAGGGGGCTCGGCGGGCCCGCGGTGCTGAGGGCGGTACTCGGCGAGGAGGTCGCCACCCGCGAACTGGCCGAACCGGGCATCTACTCGATGATCGAGGTCCTCGCCCCGACGATGATCTCCTACGCCCCACCCGCGCTCGCCGCCGAGATGGTCCCGCGACTGCTCAGCGGCCGTGAGCAGTGGTGCCAGGGCTTCTCCGAGCCCGGCTCCGGGAGCGACCTCGCCTCCCTCACCACTCGGGCCGTCCCCCGCGGTGACCACTGGGAGATCAGCGGCCAGAAGGTCTGGACGAGCCTGGCTCAATTCGCCGCCCGCTGCGTCCTGTTGACCCGCACCGCGCCGGGCCACGACGGCATCACCGCGTTCTTCGTCGACATGGACACCCCCGGCATCACCGTCCGGCCGCTGCGCACGATGCACGGCGTGGACGAGTTCGCCGAGGTGTTCTTCGACGACGTGATCGTGCCCGCCGACCGGATGCTCGGCCGCCCCGGTGACGGCTGGCGCCTGGCGATGGACCTGCTCCCGCACGAGCGCTCCACCTGCTTCTGGCACCGGATCGCCCATCTCTACAAGCGACTTGACCACCTGCTGGCCGAGACGAGCATCCCGGACGACGCCGAACTCGGCGCCGCCTACCTGGCGTTGCACACCGTGCGCTGCCGCTCCCACGCCACCCAGCGCCGCCTGGCCGCGGGCGAGCGGCTGGGCGCGGAGACCTCGGTCGACAAGGTGCTGCTGGCCACCGCCGAGCAACAACTCCTCGAGACCGTGCGGGATCTGCTGCCCGGCGTACTGGAGTTGACGGACTCACTGTGGCGCTCGGAGTACCTGTACGCGAAGGCGGCGACCATCTACGGCGGTACGGCCGAGATCCAGCGGAACATCATCGCCCGCCGACTGCTCGACCTGGGGAGGGAGTAG